Genomic window (Candidatus Binatia bacterium):
ATCGGGTGGCGAAATCGATGCGGTTGTCCAGCGAAACCAGGGACGAGACCAGCAGCGCCGGGCGCGGCAGTTCGATGTCGACCAGCCGCAGGACCTGTTCCACGAAACCGAGAGTGACTTGGCTGGCGGCATCGTCCATGACACGTCGCGATGTGGTGAAACCGTCCCCCGCCCAATCGGCCTCCGGATTGAAGACCTGCTCGACGTAAAACTTGATCTTGGGTTCCGTGCCGGAAGGCCGGACCGATACGTGCACCCCTTGGTCATACTGGAGTTGAACGAAATTACGAGAACTGCGGTCCGTCTCTGAGCGGATCTTCCCGAATTGCGTTTCGTCCCAATAATCCACGGCTCGCTGCAAGGCCCGGCCTTGCACCGCCGGTGGCGGTTGGGCGCGCAACCGGTCCATCATCAAGGCAACACGCTCGGAACCGGCAATCCCTTCCATCACCAGTGAGTAGCCGGTGTTGGCCGCATAACCGTAACGGCGGTAGACATCATTCAGGTACGCGCCCAAGGTCTGTCCCTGCGGGTGCAACCGTGCACACAGCTCGCCGAGCAGGAGCGCGCCGCCGGCCGCGTCCTTGTCACGCAGGGCGGCACTCACCAGCACGCCGTTGCTCTCCTCCGCCGCCAGGAGAAAGTCGGCCGGCGTGGCCTGCACGTCACCAAAGCGGCCGTCCTGCGCGATCGCGTCCAACACCTGGCCGATGTACTTGAAGCCGACCAGCAGATCCCCGACGATCTGCACGTCATTCACCTGCGCGATGCGTGTGAGCAGTTCGGTGGTCACCGCGGTCTTGACCATGAACGCCCGCGGCGGCAGCGTGCCGCGTTCACGCCGGGTCTCGATGATGTATGCCGCCAGGACCACGGCGATTTCATTGCCGCTGAAGAGACGCCACCCGCCATCCTGCGGCGCCACGACACCTAACCGGTCGGCATCGGGATCAGTCGCCAGGCCCACATCCGCACCGTGCCGCTGCGCCTCTGCCGACACCAACTCCATGGATTCCGGCACCTCGGGGTTGGGAATGCGGAATTTGACCGCGGGGAATTCCCCGTCGGGAGTCGACTGTCGCTCGACCAGGCGCAGGTCGAATCCCGCACGCGGCAAGACGTCACCGACCGTGTGCAGCCCCGTCCCGTGCAACGGCGTGTAGACGATCAGCGCGCGGCGGGCGAGCGGATCGATCGAGCGGGAAAGATTCTCTTGGATATAGCGGTCGTGGCAGGCGCTGTCCCACCACTTCACTCTCCCCGACTGTACCGCCTGCTCGAAATCCCCTGACGGCACTTCGCTGACCGCTTCGACCTCCTTGGCCATCTCCTCATCGTCGGGAGGCACCGGCTGCCCACCGCTGGGCATGTAGAACTTGGCGCCATTGTCGTCGGGATGGTTGTGTGAGGCCGAGATGTTGAGACCGCCGTGCGCTTTCAAGCCGCGGATGGCGAAGGAAAGTTCTGGCGTGGACAGAAAAAACCCGTCGTTGCCGCTGACCGTGTAGACTTCGACACCATTGGCCGCATACACGGCGGCGGCCAAGCGGGCGAAATCGCGCGAGCGCATGCCGAGGAGCGGGTTGGGAACGGACGGATCATATAACTGCCGCAGGTCACGGAAGACACGCACGTCGAAGGCGACCGCCACCCGCAGGGGTTGAGCGGGAAAACGGCGGCGGAGGTAATTGACGTGCCCTTGCACCGAGGTGACGATGGTCTCCTGGTTGATGCGGTTGGGGCCGATGCCCACCGCGCCACGGCGTCCGCCGGTACCGAACGGCACGATGCGGTAGAAGGAGTCGAGAAGCAGATCCCATTTCTGGCGGCCCGCGAGGTTCTCGATCTGCGGCCGAAAGGCGGCGTACCGCGGTTCGCTCCACCACACGCTGAGATGGCGCATGGCGTCGTGGCGGTACGACTCCGGCACCTGCACCGTACGGAGTCCGTTCTCGATGTCGTTGAGTTCCATGTTGCCCTGCGGTCGGTTCGTGTTCAGGCCACGGTCACGGACTTCGCCAACGAGCGCGGCTTGTCCACGTTGCGCTTGAGGGCGGTGGCGGTGAAGTAGGCCAGCAGCTGCGCAGCCACCAGGGGAAGAAACGGCGCCGTGAACGGGTGGCGGGAGGCCAAGGTGACGCGGTCATCGAAGATGTCCTCCCCGCCATCGAAGGTCAGGCCAAAGACGAACCCACCGCGCGCTTTGACCTCCTCCACGCTCGATAGCGTCATGCCGTACAACTCACCCGCAGTGGGCGGCGGCAAGAACACCAGGGTGTAGAAACGTTCGTCCACCAGCGAAAGGGTGCCGTGCTTGAGAAAGCCTCCGGGCATGCCTTCGGCATGCACGTAGGTGACTTCTTTCATCTTCAAAGCCGCTTCCAAGGCGATGGGGTAATAGATTCCCCGCCCCAAGAAGAGCCAGTTCTGCACATGTGCGTGGCGGTAGGCGGCGGCGCGGATCAGACCGGATTTTTCGTTCAGAATCGTCTCGATCTCCTCCGGCAGCGCCGCCAGCGCCGCCTCGTACTCTTGCCGGACGGTTGCGGACAAGACGCCGCGCCGCTCTCCCAGTTCGATCGCCAGCCGGGCCAGCAGGACCATCTGGATCAGCGCGGCCTTGGTGCTGACGACACACACCTCGGGACCGGAACCCTGGAGGATGACGCGGTCGACCATGCGCCCAATCGATGAGCCCATCACGTTGATGATCGCTGCGCTCTTGGCGCCGCGTTCCTTGGCGTGCCGCAGGCTCATCAACGTGTCGTACGTTTCCCCGGACTGGGAGATGGCCAGCACCAGCGTGTGGGCATCACTCTTGTCGAGGTGTCGGAATTCGTCCGAGCTCAGCGCCGCCACATCCATGTCCGCCACCGCTGCCAGCAAGTACTGTCCGAGTAACGCGACGTAGTACGTCGTGCCGACCCCGAGCAGGTATACGCGCCGCGCCTCCTGCATCATGTCCGCCAGCGCCGCGATCTCACCGGGATCGATGCACAGGGCGCTCCGCAGCGCCTGTGGCTGCTCGTGGATCTCCTTGAGCATGTAGTGCGGATACCCGCCCTTGCGCGACAGTTCCGAATCCCACGGCACAATGGTGATTGTTTTCTCAACCACCTCTCCCGTCCGCAGGCTCTTCACCGAGTAACTGTCTCGCGACACGATGCCGTACTCGCCGTCCTCGAGGATGACCGTGTTCTTGGTGTAATCGATGAAGGCGTTGAAATCCGAGCCGACGTAGTTCGATTCGCTGCC
Coding sequences:
- a CDS encoding phospho-sugar mutase — translated: MELNDIENGLRTVQVPESYRHDAMRHLSVWWSEPRYAAFRPQIENLAGRQKWDLLLDSFYRIVPFGTGGRRGAVGIGPNRINQETIVTSVQGHVNYLRRRFPAQPLRVAVAFDVRVFRDLRQLYDPSVPNPLLGMRSRDFARLAAAVYAANGVEVYTVSGNDGFFLSTPELSFAIRGLKAHGGLNISASHNHPDDNGAKFYMPSGGQPVPPDDEEMAKEVEAVSEVPSGDFEQAVQSGRVKWWDSACHDRYIQENLSRSIDPLARRALIVYTPLHGTGLHTVGDVLPRAGFDLRLVERQSTPDGEFPAVKFRIPNPEVPESMELVSAEAQRHGADVGLATDPDADRLGVVAPQDGGWRLFSGNEIAVVLAAYIIETRRERGTLPPRAFMVKTAVTTELLTRIAQVNDVQIVGDLLVGFKYIGQVLDAIAQDGRFGDVQATPADFLLAAEESNGVLVSAALRDKDAAGGALLLGELCARLHPQGQTLGAYLNDVYRRYGYAANTGYSLVMEGIAGSERVALMMDRLRAQPPPAVQGRALQRAVDYWDETQFGKIRSETDRSSRNFVQLQYDQGVHVSVRPSGTEPKIKFYVEQVFNPEADWAGDGFTTSRRVMDDAASQVTLGFVEQVLRLVDIELPRPALLVSSLVSLDNRIDFATRFLPELEERLRTVSTADADRLLAWVDERLKAYGTDPRYLVAAGVAACFRDRSLSPNQHRMLRQLFSLP
- the glmS gene encoding glutamine--fructose-6-phosphate transaminase (isomerizing), whose protein sequence is MCGISGVISFHPIADRLYEGVRHLEYRGYDSCGVAFVEDHHIEVRKDIGTVDEVDSKEHFRRLAAQVGIAHTRWATHGKVTRENAHPHQSCRGDFAVVHNGIIANYKALREELRRAGHRFRSDTDTEIIAHLIEQRFSECGDVERALVSALRSLQGSYALAMITTHDPERIFCARNESPLIIGVGSESNYVGSDFNAFIDYTKNTVILEDGEYGIVSRDSYSVKSLRTGEVVEKTITIVPWDSELSRKGGYPHYMLKEIHEQPQALRSALCIDPGEIAALADMMQEARRVYLLGVGTTYYVALLGQYLLAAVADMDVAALSSDEFRHLDKSDAHTLVLAISQSGETYDTLMSLRHAKERGAKSAAIINVMGSSIGRMVDRVILQGSGPEVCVVSTKAALIQMVLLARLAIELGERRGVLSATVRQEYEAALAALPEEIETILNEKSGLIRAAAYRHAHVQNWLFLGRGIYYPIALEAALKMKEVTYVHAEGMPGGFLKHGTLSLVDERFYTLVFLPPPTAGELYGMTLSSVEEVKARGGFVFGLTFDGGEDIFDDRVTLASRHPFTAPFLPLVAAQLLAYFTATALKRNVDKPRSLAKSVTVA